A DNA window from Setaria viridis chromosome 2, Setaria_viridis_v4.0, whole genome shotgun sequence contains the following coding sequences:
- the LOC140221780 gene encoding uncharacterized protein — MTGPTLPPSMTEKGGGSSGVKGDGSSGSKEGVVVQRVVCEVAGGTSYPTLTKNNYSDWVLLMKVKLKAHRLWAAVDAGGVDPMEDMTALDAICSAILTEIVSTIVEKKMAKEAWDAIATMRVGDDRVKKSTAQQLRRQFNLATCKETESVEDYPLRLNGMAANLSTLGEPVEEVKVVEKMLRSMLAGFKQIILAIQTLLDSATLTVTKLIGSLKAAEEAFEAPPPTMQVDGKLYLTEEEWETRRRRRDSENQGSGGASGSSARRGTQRGRGKRRGGSSATSSSSRSANNSGRTIGKDECRQCGKSSHWARECPSRPKKEQAHVIHEEEEALLLILRSMLLIPRAVPTPDRRLTTTRPPPPAPIPDRRRSTTPPPPASPVTSRAPHRLGSQFWLQLCEEKVFVQLGEKEEQDTKTWVLDIGATNRMSGSRAAFAELHTAVCGTVRFGDDFVARIEGCGTVLFACKNGEHRAFAGIYYIPNLTTNIVSVGQLDEVGYKIDIDNGVMKIREAVGEACGKEDA, encoded by the exons ATGACAGGCCCTACACTACCGCCGTCGATGACAGAGAAGGGCGGCGGATCGAGTGGCGTCAAGGGCGATGGTTCGAGCGGCAGCAAGGAGGGCGTCGTGGTGCAGCGGGTGGTCTGTGAGGTGGCCGGCGGGACTAGCTACCCCACCCTCACCAAGAACAACTACTCCGACTGGGTGCTCCTCATGAAGGTGAAGCTAAAGGCCCACAGACTCTGGGCCGCGGTCGATGCTGGCGGCGTCGATCCAATGGAGGACATGACGGCGCTCGATGCAATCTGCAGTGCCATACTGACGGAAATAGTGTCCACGATCGTCGAGAAGAAGATGGCGAAGGAGGCGTGGGATGCCATTGCCACCATGCGCGTCGGCGATGACCGGGTGAAGAAGTCTACGGCTCAGCAGCTTCGTCGTCAATTCAACTTGGCGACATGCAAGGAGACAGAGTCGGTGGAGGATTACCCGCTCCGTCTAAATGGCATGGCGGCCAATCTCTCAACTCTCGGAGAACCAGTGGAGGAGGTGAAGGTCGTGGAGAAGATGCTTCGCAGTATGCTGGCGGGGTTCAAGCAAATCATCCTGGCGATCCAGACCCTCCTCGACTCGGCGACGCTCACTGTCACCAAGCTGATAGGGAGCCTGAAGGCTGCGGAGGAGGCCTTCGAAGCACCACCGCCGACGATGCAAGTCGACGGGAAGCTGTACTTGACGGAGGAAGAATGGGAGACCAGAAGGAGGCGGCGTGACTCGGAGAACCAGGGAAGCGGTGGCGCGAGCGGGAGCTCTGCGCGTCGCGGTACGCAGCGTGGGCGTGGAAAGAGGCGTGGCGGCAGCAGTGCGACGTCGTCATCCAGCAGGTCGGCGAACAACTCCGGCAGGACCATCGGCAAGGACGAGTGCCGACAGTGCGGGAAGTCTAGCCATTGGGCCCGTGAGTGCCCATCCAGGCCCAAGAAGGAGCAGGCCCACGTGatccatgaagaagaggaggcatTGTTGCTCATTCTCCGGTCAATGCTGCTGATTCCCCGTGCTGTTCCGACTCCAGACCGGCGGCTCACCACcacgcggccaccgccgcccgcgccgatTCCAGACCGGCGGCgctccaccacgccgccaccgccagcctcGCCGGTGACGTCTCGGGCCCCTCACAGGCTCGGCTCCCAGTtctggt TGCAGCTGTGCGAGGAGAAGGTGTTCGTGCAGCTCGGGGAGAAGGAGGAGCAGGACACCAAGACGTGGGTGCTGGACATCGGGGCCACGAACCGCATGTCGGGGTCCCGAGCAGCATTCGCGGAGCTGCACACGGCCGTGTGCGGCACGGTGCGGTTCGGCGATGATTTCGTGGCGAGAATCGAAGGCTGCGGTACCGTTCTCTTTGCGTGCAAGAATGGCGAGCACAGAGCCTTTGCTGGCATCTACTACATTCCCAATCTCACGACAAACATCGTGAGTGTTGGGCAGCTCGATGAGGTGGGCTACAAGATCGACATCGACAATGGCGTGATGAAGATCCGGGAGGCTGTTGGCGAAG CGTGCGGCAAGGAAGATGCCTAG